A single genomic interval of Helicoverpa armigera isolate CAAS_96S chromosome 22, ASM3070526v1, whole genome shotgun sequence harbors:
- the LOC135118424 gene encoding uncharacterized protein LOC135118424, protein MTVWRDLKSRACSKAAKLKKEQKRTGNRGVSTAPLTEAESRIISIVGADYSFGTDCPDAMPEEDLLQHEMEAGVVISEVLTLPHSQARDFVELLPTETTINDSRATAGSSPPPIQEQVQDAPQSPVLQMTVRGRRTETVASSTPPLRQRPRRKRNLNPRQSVSEQYSAARREFLAVAEANAATMKMLATAAQAQADAAKMQAEAAKVQAEATLQLVKVGNKIADAINNYINKNNK, encoded by the exons ATGACG GTTTGGAGAGACTTAAAAAGCCGCGCTTGCAGtaaggcggcaaaattaaaaaaagaacaaaaacgtACCGGCAACCGAGGCGTCAGCACTGCTCCCCTGACCGAGGCCGAGAGCcggataatttcaatagttgggGCAGATTATTCCTTTGGGACAGACTGCCCGGACGCTATGCCAGAGGAAGAT ttattacaacatgagatggaggctggggtggtaatctctgaggttctcaccttacctcattctcagg ctagagattttgtggaattgttaccgactgaaacaa caatcaatgacagcagagcaacggctggttcttcaccaccacccatccaagaacaagtgcaagatgcccctcagtcgccagtactacaaatga cagtacgtggcagaaggacagaaactgttgcatcatcaacaccaccactgcgacagagacccagaagaaagagga atctgaatcctcgccaaagtgtttctgagcaatatagtgcagctcgacgagaatttctagcagttgcagaagcaaatgctgctacaatgaag atgctggcaactgctgctcaagcgcaagcagatgctgccaagatgcaggctgaggcagccaaggtacaagccgaggcgacgctgcaattggtaaaagtcggaaacaaaatagctgacgcaataaataattacataaataaaaataataaatga
- the LOC135118440 gene encoding uncharacterized protein LOC135118440, giving the protein MPEEDLLQHEMEAGVVISEVLTLPHSQARDFVELLPTETTINDSRATAGSSPPPIQEQVQDAPQSPVLQMTVRGRRTETVASSTPPLRQRPRRKRNLNPRQSVSEQYSAARREFLAVAEANAATMKMLATAAQAQADAAKMQAEAAKVQAEATLQLVKVGNKIADAINNYINKNNK; this is encoded by the exons ATGCCAGAGGAAGAT ttattacaacatgagatggaggctggggtggtaatctctgaggttctcaccttacctcattctcagg ctagagattttgtggaattgttaccgactgaaacaa caatcaatgacagcagagcaacggctggttcttcaccaccacccatccaagaacaagtgcaagatgcccctcagtcgccagtactacaaatga cagtacgtggcagaaggacagaaactgttgcatcatcaacaccaccactgcgacagagacccagaagaaagagga atctgaatcctcgccaaagtgtttctgagcaatatagtgcagctcgacgagaatttctagcagttgcagaagcaaatgctgctacaatgaag atgctggcaactgctgctcaagcgcaagcagatgctgccaagatgcaggctgaggcagccaaggtacaagccgaggcgacgctgcaattggtaaaagtcggaaacaaaatagctgacgcaataaataattacataaataaaaataataaatga
- the LOC135118439 gene encoding putative nuclease HARBI1 — translation MTQGERHAAKQKFRNAPQPFPGVIGAIDCTHIKILAPKTNEESYVSGHHEGHSLNVQAVCDPDLIILNINARWPGARHDAHIWANSPVRSTMKRHFENGDRRAWLLGDDGYPLEPWLMTPIKHQQPGTPEYKYTEAHCSARNIIERCFGVLKSVFRCLSHQRQLMYEPYMAGLIINACAVLHNMRITYKLPEPESTTSMQLVDNSRFHDDMLEVTGSGRAVAERIRRRLINTSFT, via the exons aTGACTCAAGGAGAACGCCATGCGGCAAAACAGAAATTTAGAAATGCCCCACAGCCATTCCCAGGGGTAATTGGAGCCATTGATTGcacccatataaaaattttagctcctaagaccaatgaggagtcttatgtgagtggtcaccatgagggccattcattaaatgtgcaagct gtgtgtgaccctgatcttattattttaaatattaatgctcgatggccaggagcgagacatgatgctcacatatgggcaaattcaccggtgcgctcaacaatgaagcgacattttgaaaatggggaccgccgtgcttggctgcttg gtgatgatggatatcctctggaaccgtggttaatgactcccataaaacatcaacagcctggcacaccggaatataaatataccgaagcacactgctcagctaggaacatcatagaaagatgcttcggtgtgctaaaatctgtgtttagatgtctatcacaccaacgccagttaatgtacgaaccctatatggctggcctaataattaacgcatgtgcagtgctccacaatatgcggataacatataaattaccggaaccagagtccaccacatccatgcagctggtggataatagtagattccatgatgatatgttagaagttacag gttctgggcgagctgttgcagagcgcataagaagaaggctaattaacactagtttcacataa